A window of Hymenobacter siberiensis genomic DNA:
CCCGGCGCGGGCTTTTTGCTAAATAATGAGATGGACGACTTCTCGGCCAAAGCCGGCGTGCCCAACGCCTACGGCCTGGTGGGCGGCACCGCCAACGCCATCGCGCCCGGCAAGCGCATGCTCAGCAGCATGACGCCCACCATCCTCACCCGCAACGGCAAGGTAGCGCTGGTAACCGGCACGCCCGGCGGCAGCACTATCATTACCAGCGTGTTGCAAAGCATCATTGGCATTGTTGATTACGGCCTGAATGCCCAGCAGGTGGTGACCGCGCCGCGCCTGCACCACCAGTGGCTGCCCGATATCATCGACGTGGAAGCCGGAGCCCTGCTGCCCGTGGCCCAGGATACGCTGCGCGCCCGCGGCTACCACCTCAACCCGCGCCTGCCCTGGGGCAAGCTCGATATCATCCACATCCTGCCCGACGGCATGCTGGAAGGCGGTGCCGACCCGCGCGGCGATGACACGGCCCTGGGGTATTAGCAGTCAGAAAAAAAACGTTATGCCGAGCGTAGCCGAGGCATAACGCGTGTAGTAGTAACTCAATCGTTCAACGACGTTAATTACTACCACACGCGAGATGCCTCGGCTACGCTCGGCATGACGTTCTTGCTTTTGGGCTTCTTCAACCCAACCGCTACGTTAACCGTAGCTTAGTGCTGCGCTACCCGCGAGCCGGCGATGTGGCGCAGATTGCCGGCCACCGAAATCAGCTTCTGGCTGAACTCGCGGGCTTTGTCGCCTTCGCCGCTGAAATTGTGGGTAGTGAGGGCGGCCTGGGCCGTCATCTCGCCGAGGTTCTGGAAGGCCTGCGACATGCCGGCAGCGTTGTTGTTGCTGATGTGGTTGCGCAGGGTTTCAAGCTCGGCTACCATGAGGCGGGTAGCCGGCTGGTCGATGTTGCGCAGGTGCTGAATCCAGTTTTCGAGATGGCTGATGCCCTTGCCGGGGTCTACCTGGAAGCCGGCGTTGTTGGTATCGAACAGCAAGCGAATGCTGGATTCTGCTTCAGTGAAAAAGCTCATGGGGCAAATTTAGAGATGGGTTGGTACGGCAACGAGGCCACGAATGGAACATCCGACCGGCCTGCTTTCAGCCGCGAAGATACGCAGCCAAACAGGCAAAATGCTATTCAACGGCGGCAGCCCCGACAAGCAAACGGGCACTCCGGAGGAATCTCCGGAGTGCCCGTTTGCTTGTCGGGGCCGTTGGGTTAGCCCTTCAGCTGGCTGGCGGCCGTGCTCAGGGCCTGGCCGAGCTGGCGCAGCTTGTCCTGGGCATCGGGGGTGGCTTGCGCAGCTGCTTTGGTGGTGTGCTCGCCGAGGGTGCTCAGGCTTTGGGCCAGAGCGCCGGTGTCAGAAGCACCGCTCTGCAACGAATCATGCAGGTTTTGCAGCTCCGAGCTGATGCCCGAGAGTTGCGTATTGCCTTGCAGGGTTTTAATCCAGCCGGCAATGTTGGGGCCGGCGGCACCGGCGGCGGCGGCCAGGCCGCCTTGCAGGGCATTGAGGGTAGCGTCGAGCTGGCTGGTGCCCTGGCTGCTTTGCGATGTGGTGCTGTTATCCATGGGAAAAAGAAGATTAGTTAGGTGAATTTATACCCTACTAACGCATCCGCCGCAAGGATGTTAACTTATTGATGAACAAAATTTTGGCATTTATTTATACGTGATTTAATAACAAACATTTCAGGCCAAAAGGAGTTGTGCAGCCGCCAGATGCTACTCCTCGCCGGGATGCAGCTCCTGCACGTCGGGGTGGCTATAGTTGACCACGATGACGGAAAACGGGTGCGGCTCGCCCTCGCGCTTCTCGATGCGGATGGTGCCGGCATCGCGCAGCTTGTTGAGCTGGTCGCGGCGCTCGTAGTCGGGCAGCTCGGGCAGCTCGTCGGTGAGCAGGCGCATAAACGGGCCCAGCCACAGCTCCGTCACGCGGCGCTGCTGCTTGGCTTCGAGCTTCTGAAACTCGGCCAGCATGAAGGCCAGCGTCCGGCGCTCGGTGTCGGTGGCCAGGCGGCGGACGGGGGCAAATTCAGATACTTCGTCGCGCGATACAAAAGGCCGGGCTGGCACCGGCAAAACGGGGCGCGGGGCACTGGCCGACGGCACGGGCGCTACTTTGGGCAAGGGCACGGCGGCAACTTCGCCCGCGCTGTCGGCGCGGGCGGCCAGGGCAGCAGCCGAGGGCACGCCGGCCATGCCCTGCTCGCGCAGGCGGCGGCTTTCCTCCAGGGTACGCTGGCGGTCGGTGCGGCGCTTTTCGAGCTGCTCCACGCGCTCGGGCGCAAGCAAGTCGCGGGCATCGATGAACTGCGCGGAACCGATATTCTGGAGCAAATCGCCGGATACCGACTCGCGGAAACCGGCCACCAGCACCTGCCGGGCCTGCCGGCGCAGGTGCTGCAGCACGGGAATGTAGTCGCGGTCGCCGGCCACGAGCACGAACGTGCCGATATCGGGCCGGGTGTACATCACCTCCAGCGCGTCGATGCAGAGCTGCATATCGGCGGCATTTTTGTGGTCGGTGCCCAGCACGTTGCGGGTACTCACGCCCATCAGGTACAGCGCGCCCTGGGGGGCGGTGGCCAGGCGCTCAAAGTCGGCGTAGGC
This region includes:
- a CDS encoding NYN domain-containing protein; this translates as MLPKPTASPYAAVFIDFENVYYFLKNHFHDPPDLNDICLDIIRTLREQLSAKGLDSLISYAYADFERLATAPQGALYLMGVSTRNVLGTDHKNAADMQLCIDALEVMYTRPDIGTFVLVAGDRDYIPVLQHLRRQARQVLVAGFRESVSGDLLQNIGSAQFIDARDLLAPERVEQLEKRRTDRQRTLEESRRLREQGMAGVPSAAALAARADSAGEVAAVPLPKVAPVPSASAPRPVLPVPARPFVSRDEVSEFAPVRRLATDTERRTLAFMLAEFQKLEAKQQRRVTELWLGPFMRLLTDELPELPDYERRDQLNKLRDAGTIRIEKREGEPHPFSVIVVNYSHPDVQELHPGEE